A single Deltaproteobacteria bacterium DNA region contains:
- a CDS encoding type II toxin-antitoxin system HicA family toxin — protein sequence MNKRQRRSLEKIFERPTRADIAWTEIQSLLGALGADIREGSGSRIRVVLRNHVLNMHKPHPRKELGKYAVELVRDFLKIAGEGHDEKHA from the coding sequence ATGAACAAAAGACAGAGGAGATCGCTTGAGAAAATTTTCGAACGTCCTACCCGTGCCGACATAGCATGGACCGAGATCCAATCGCTGCTCGGGGCGCTCGGTGCCGATATCCGAGAAGGAAGCGGTTCAAGGATACGCGTTGTCTTGAGAAATCATGTTCTGAACATGCATAAACCCCATCCCCGAAAGGAATTGGGTAAATACGCCGTCGAACTTGTCAGAGATTTTTTGAAGATTGCAGGAGAGGGTCATGACGAAAAACAC